One window of the Niallia circulans genome contains the following:
- the moaD gene encoding molybdopterin converting factor subunit 1, which translates to MIQLLFFAGVKEIIGKEAMELEWQGQTIAQLKEYLLNAFPSLSLQGVMVAVNEEFALEEDTVEENDTIAFIPPVSGG; encoded by the coding sequence TTGATCCAATTACTTTTCTTTGCTGGAGTGAAAGAAATAATAGGAAAAGAGGCAATGGAATTGGAATGGCAAGGGCAGACGATTGCACAGCTTAAGGAATATTTATTAAATGCATTTCCTTCGCTGTCTCTTCAAGGAGTAATGGTTGCGGTAAACGAGGAATTTGCATTGGAAGAAGATACAGTGGAAGAAAACGATACAATTGCCTTTATTCCACCTGTTAGCGGGGGATGA